One window of Pseudomonas sp. FP198 genomic DNA carries:
- a CDS encoding TonB-dependent siderophore receptor, producing the protein MSRPLDTLLRPSLLAVAIAFAAPLASGPLLAAEQASGVRAYNLPAAPLASTLNQIASQAGLALSLNPALASGKTSAPVQGQFDATGALREALRGTGLQLEQSSAGTYSLVAVPEGVMVLPETSVIGAGVSETAWGPTEGYAVTRTAAGTKTDTPIVELPRSVSVVTRQQMDDRSVLNLNDALRYTAGVQSSGYGSDSRNDWLLVRGFVPTQFLDGLPLPRGNYITPKIEPWNLERIAVLRGPASSVYGQTPPGGMLDMVSRRPQAESSNEVELQAGSHEHKQINFDSTGKVDDEGQFLYRLSGTVRDSNSQIDHIPDKRYNIAPSLTWNINDDTRLTFLSQYTRDDTGITGQFLPLQGTKLSSPAGKISHHKNLGDPDWEFYDRTYYALGYAFEHRLNDTWQFRQNLRYTKSDLETQGISAGGQFWPDGPNQSVDADGNVKRSASVIDEDISQFAVDNNFQADFQTGDLSHTLLLGLDHQRSNSNSRWDWGSTGVPTSNINNPTYGQDFSNVQYFTMYDYNQKTNQTGLYFQDQIALDKWRLTLGGREDWIHTGTVFHNQNNVTNTQRDKKFSGNAALSYVFDNGVTPYVSFAQSFQAAAGSTVNSTEAFKPTEGEQYEAGIKYQPPGTKTLLTAAVFDLTQKNNSVTENNVTRQVGEVQVRGLELEASGDVTDNLKLVGSYTYNDSEITKGTAAEEGKRMAQVPRNQATAWADYTWHNGPLDGFGVGAGVRYVGDTYGNTTNTDWGHVGSYTVYDASAHYDLGRLNKTLKGVTVAVDAKNLFNKEYLSTCDGFYCYYGDQRNVVASVNYKW; encoded by the coding sequence ATGTCCCGCCCGCTAGACACCCTGTTGCGCCCCAGCCTGTTGGCCGTCGCCATCGCCTTCGCCGCCCCGCTGGCCAGCGGTCCGCTGCTGGCCGCCGAGCAGGCGTCCGGCGTGCGCGCCTACAATCTTCCCGCCGCGCCATTGGCCAGCACTCTGAACCAGATCGCCAGCCAGGCCGGCCTGGCCCTGAGCCTGAACCCGGCACTGGCTTCGGGTAAAACCTCGGCGCCGGTCCAAGGCCAGTTCGACGCCACCGGTGCGCTGCGTGAAGCCTTGCGCGGCACCGGCCTGCAACTGGAGCAAAGCAGCGCCGGCACCTACAGCCTGGTGGCCGTGCCAGAGGGCGTCATGGTGCTGCCGGAAACCAGCGTGATCGGCGCCGGCGTCAGCGAAACCGCCTGGGGCCCGACCGAAGGTTATGCGGTCACCCGCACCGCCGCCGGCACCAAGACCGACACGCCGATCGTCGAACTGCCGCGCTCGGTCTCGGTGGTCACGCGCCAGCAGATGGACGACCGCTCCGTGCTCAACCTCAACGATGCCCTGCGCTACACCGCCGGCGTGCAGAGCAGCGGCTACGGTTCGGACTCGCGCAATGACTGGCTGCTGGTGCGCGGCTTCGTGCCGACCCAGTTCCTCGATGGCCTGCCGCTGCCCAGGGGCAACTACATCACCCCGAAGATCGAGCCGTGGAACCTTGAGCGCATCGCCGTGCTTCGAGGCCCGGCGTCGTCGGTCTACGGCCAGACGCCACCCGGCGGCATGCTCGACATGGTCAGTCGTCGCCCGCAAGCCGAGAGCAGCAATGAAGTGGAGTTGCAGGCCGGCAGCCACGAGCACAAGCAGATCAATTTCGACAGCACCGGCAAGGTCGACGACGAAGGTCAGTTCCTCTACCGGCTCAGCGGTACCGTGCGCGACAGTAACTCCCAGATCGATCACATCCCGGACAAGCGCTACAACATCGCCCCGAGCCTGACCTGGAACATCAACGACGACACCCGCCTGACATTCCTCTCGCAATATACCCGCGATGACACCGGCATCACCGGGCAATTCCTGCCCCTGCAAGGCACCAAGCTGTCATCGCCGGCGGGCAAGATTTCCCATCACAAGAACCTCGGTGATCCGGATTGGGAGTTCTACGACCGCACCTACTACGCGCTCGGTTATGCCTTTGAACATCGCCTGAACGATACTTGGCAGTTCCGCCAGAACCTGCGCTATACCAAGAGCGACCTGGAAACCCAGGGCATCTCCGCCGGCGGTCAGTTCTGGCCGGATGGCCCGAACCAATCGGTGGACGCCGACGGCAACGTCAAGCGCAGCGCCAGCGTGATCGACGAAGACATCAGCCAATTCGCCGTGGACAACAACTTCCAGGCCGATTTCCAGACGGGTGATCTGAGCCATACCTTGTTGCTGGGTCTGGATCACCAGCGCTCGAACAGCAATTCGCGTTGGGATTGGGGTTCGACTGGCGTGCCGACCAGCAATATCAACAACCCGACCTACGGACAGGATTTTTCCAACGTCCAGTACTTCACGATGTATGACTACAACCAGAAGACCAACCAGACCGGCCTGTACTTCCAGGACCAGATTGCCCTGGACAAGTGGCGCCTGACCCTCGGTGGTCGTGAAGACTGGATTCACACCGGCACCGTGTTCCACAACCAGAACAATGTCACCAACACCCAGCGCGACAAGAAATTCAGCGGCAACGCGGCGTTGAGCTACGTCTTCGATAACGGTGTGACGCCCTACGTTTCCTTCGCCCAGTCGTTCCAGGCGGCGGCAGGCTCAACCGTCAACAGCACCGAAGCGTTCAAGCCGACGGAGGGCGAACAGTACGAGGCGGGTATCAAGTACCAACCGCCCGGCACCAAGACCTTGTTGACCGCTGCGGTGTTCGACCTGACCCAGAAAAACAACTCCGTCACCGAAAACAATGTCACCCGCCAGGTCGGTGAAGTCCAGGTGCGCGGCCTTGAGCTGGAAGCCTCCGGCGACGTTACCGACAACCTGAAGCTGGTCGGTTCCTACACCTACAACGACAGCGAAATTACCAAGGGCACCGCGGCCGAAGAAGGCAAGCGCATGGCCCAGGTTCCGCGTAACCAGGCCACCGCATGGGCTGATTACACCTGGCACAACGGCCCGCTGGACGGGTTCGGCGTGGGTGCCGGCGTGCGTTATGTCGGCGACACCTACGGCAACACCACCAACACCGATTGGGGGCATGTCGGCTCCTATACCGTCTATGACGCCTCGGCCCATTACGACCTGGGCCGTTTGAACAAGACACTCAAGGGCGTCACCGTGGCGGTGGACGCGAAAAACCTCTTCAACAAGGAATACCTGTCCACCTGTGACGGCTTCTATTGCTACTACGGAGACCAACGCAACGTCGTCGCCAGCGTGAATTACAAATGGTAA
- a CDS encoding FecR domain-containing protein, with the protein MTLASSKPVSARVLDAAIAWQLSLDSGNGSPQEREAFAQWHAADEEHARAWQQLGMLDQRFSVASGPARAALLQSRVSIRRRVRKIGSGLASVVAVIGLALFAGERYLPLDYWLADQRTATGEQRTLRLADGTLINLNTHSALDVRFDDKQRRVILQEGEILVETGHNDPRPFIVETREGSMRALGTRFLVRLEDEGTRLSVLKSAVAAHPQATAEEQILREGQQVLMRRDGLGPTLALSPGADAWTRGMLVVDNARLEDLVRELARYRRGYLGVEPKVADLRITGSFPLHDTNLALTALLPTLPVQVEHHTRWWVVVAPRVEAKR; encoded by the coding sequence ATGACCCTGGCCTCTTCCAAGCCAGTCTCGGCGCGGGTGTTGGACGCGGCCATCGCCTGGCAATTGTCCCTGGACTCAGGCAATGGCAGCCCTCAGGAGCGTGAAGCCTTCGCTCAATGGCACGCCGCCGATGAGGAGCATGCACGCGCCTGGCAACAACTGGGCATGCTCGACCAGCGTTTCAGCGTCGCCAGCGGCCCGGCGCGTGCGGCGCTGCTGCAATCGCGGGTCAGCATCCGGCGGCGGGTACGCAAGATCGGCAGCGGCCTGGCCAGTGTCGTCGCGGTCATCGGCCTGGCGCTGTTCGCCGGCGAGCGTTACCTGCCGCTGGATTACTGGCTGGCCGACCAGCGCACCGCCACCGGTGAACAGCGCACGTTGCGCCTGGCCGACGGCACGCTGATCAACCTCAACACTCACAGCGCGCTGGATGTGCGTTTTGACGACAAGCAGCGGCGCGTCATCCTGCAGGAAGGCGAGATCCTGGTGGAAACCGGCCACAACGATCCGCGCCCGTTCATCGTCGAGACTCGCGAGGGCAGCATGCGCGCCCTGGGCACGCGCTTTCTGGTCAGGCTCGAAGACGAAGGTACACGCCTGAGTGTTTTGAAATCCGCGGTGGCCGCGCATCCGCAAGCGACCGCTGAGGAGCAGATTCTGCGCGAAGGCCAGCAGGTGCTGATGCGCCGCGACGGCCTCGGTCCAACCTTGGCCCTGAGCCCCGGCGCCGATGCCTGGACTCGCGGCATGCTGGTGGTGGACAACGCGCGACTCGAAGACCTGGTCCGTGAGTTGGCGCGCTATCGGCGCGGCTACCTGGGCGTCGAGCCCAAGGTTGCGGACCTGCGCATTACCGGCAGTTTCCCGCTGCATGACACCAACCTGGCGTTGACCGCTTTGCTGCCGACGTTGCCGGTGCAGGTCGAACATCACACGCGTTGGTGGGTGGTGGTGGCGCCGCGGGTCGAAGCCAAGCGCTAG